From Acidovorax sp. FHTAMBA, one genomic window encodes:
- the cyoA gene encoding ubiquinol oxidase subunit II, which produces MLKLLPLPRPAWLAAVAAVGSLAGCSKAVVLNPAGDIAAQQGNMVIQATLLMLIIIVPVIALTLWFAWKYRHNNAANTEDDYDPDWHHSTTLELVIWTVPLLIIIALGALTWIGTHKLDPYRPLDRISATKPLDAQSTPLEVQVVAMDWKWLFFYPEQGIATVNELAAPVDRPILFKLTATSTMNAFYVPDLAGMIYAMPGMQTELNAVINKPGVYKGMSTHYSGSGFSGMTFRFHGLSQQEFEQWVARNRSEGKPLDRNTYLALAQPSERDPVQRFASVEEGLYDKVLNRCVEDGKMCMHHMMAIDENGGEAYVRAMGLNLPQDVCTSQNAEQVVASLEASPTPRTPRAE; this is translated from the coding sequence ATGCTCAAACTACTTCCACTTCCCCGACCCGCCTGGCTCGCCGCCGTGGCTGCCGTCGGCAGTCTGGCTGGCTGCAGCAAGGCGGTCGTCCTCAACCCCGCGGGCGACATTGCCGCCCAGCAAGGGAACATGGTCATCCAGGCCACGCTGCTGATGCTGATCATCATCGTGCCGGTGATCGCCCTCACGCTGTGGTTTGCCTGGAAATACCGCCACAACAACGCGGCCAACACCGAAGATGACTACGACCCTGACTGGCACCACTCCACCACGCTGGAGCTGGTGATCTGGACAGTGCCGCTGCTCATCATCATCGCGCTGGGCGCGCTGACCTGGATCGGCACCCACAAGCTCGACCCGTACCGGCCGCTGGACCGCATTTCGGCCACCAAGCCGCTGGACGCGCAATCCACCCCGCTGGAGGTACAGGTGGTGGCCATGGACTGGAAGTGGCTGTTCTTCTACCCCGAGCAGGGCATTGCCACCGTGAACGAACTCGCAGCGCCGGTGGACCGTCCCATCCTGTTCAAGCTCACGGCCACGTCCACGATGAACGCGTTTTACGTGCCTGACCTCGCGGGCATGATCTACGCCATGCCCGGCATGCAGACCGAGCTGAACGCCGTGATCAACAAGCCAGGCGTTTACAAGGGCATGTCCACGCACTACAGCGGCTCGGGCTTTTCGGGGATGACCTTCCGGTTCCACGGACTCAGCCAGCAGGAATTTGAGCAGTGGGTGGCCAGGAACCGCAGCGAAGGCAAACCGCTGGACCGCAACACCTACCTCGCCCTGGCCCAGCCCAGCGAACGCGACCCGGTACAGCGTTTTGCCAGCGTGGAAGAGGGCCTGTACGACAAGGTGCTGAACCGCTGCGTCGAGGACGGCAAGATGTGCATGCACCACATGATGGCCATCGACGAGAACGGTGGCGAAGCCTATGTGCGCGCCATGGGCCTGAACCTGCCGCAGGACGTGTGCACCTCCCAAAACGCCGAGCAGGTGGTGGCCAGCCTGGAGGCCAGCCCCACACCG
- a CDS encoding MFS transporter has product MSSPATATYPAAGFEESAASLSRADTHEDVTPGEIAVGVIIGRSSEYFDFFVFGIACVLVFPSFLFPFLSRLDGTLMAFALLAVAFVVRPVGTAISMAIQRRWGRGTKLTIALFLLGVCTVGMAFLPGYKDVGMTAVVALLILRIGQGLALGGSWDGLPSLLAMSAPKERRGWYAMIGQLGAPLGFVLAAGLFAYLYSSLSLQEFLAWGWRYPFFVAFAVNVVALFARLRLVVGQSYSELLKERELQPVPVSRVVRDEGSNVLLGAFAALASFALFHLVTVFPLSWITLYSDQPVTQILGVQIVGAFLAAGAIMVSGWLSDHLGRRKLLGGMAVLIGVFSFMAPVLLNSGEVGSTMFLLLGFVLLGLSYGQASGTVTANFSPRYRYTGAALSADLAWIIGAAFAPLVALYLSAQFGLLAVTVYLLSGVACTLGALNLNRRMERRYR; this is encoded by the coding sequence ATGAGCAGCCCCGCTACTGCCACTTACCCCGCGGCCGGATTTGAAGAAAGTGCCGCCTCCCTATCGCGGGCTGATACGCATGAGGACGTGACACCCGGTGAAATCGCGGTCGGCGTGATCATCGGGCGCTCGTCCGAATACTTTGACTTCTTCGTGTTCGGCATTGCCTGCGTACTGGTTTTCCCGTCGTTCCTGTTTCCCTTCCTTTCGCGCCTGGATGGCACGCTGATGGCGTTTGCCCTGCTGGCCGTGGCATTTGTCGTCCGGCCCGTGGGCACCGCCATTTCGATGGCGATCCAGAGGCGATGGGGCCGGGGCACCAAACTCACCATCGCGCTGTTCCTGCTGGGCGTCTGCACGGTGGGCATGGCCTTTTTGCCGGGCTACAAGGACGTGGGGATGACCGCCGTGGTGGCGCTGCTCATCTTGCGCATTGGCCAGGGGCTGGCACTTGGGGGTTCGTGGGATGGCCTGCCATCGCTGCTGGCCATGTCGGCGCCCAAGGAGCGCCGTGGCTGGTACGCCATGATCGGCCAGCTGGGCGCCCCGCTGGGGTTTGTGCTTGCGGCGGGGCTGTTTGCCTATCTGTACAGCAGCTTGAGCCTGCAGGAGTTTCTGGCCTGGGGTTGGCGTTACCCGTTCTTTGTGGCTTTCGCCGTGAACGTGGTCGCGCTGTTTGCCCGCCTGCGTCTGGTGGTGGGCCAATCGTATTCAGAGCTGCTGAAAGAGCGTGAACTGCAGCCGGTGCCCGTGAGCCGTGTGGTGCGCGACGAAGGCAGCAATGTGCTGCTGGGCGCTTTTGCTGCGCTGGCCAGCTTTGCACTGTTCCACCTGGTCACGGTGTTCCCGCTGTCGTGGATCACGCTGTACTCCGACCAGCCCGTCACGCAGATTCTGGGCGTGCAGATCGTGGGAGCGTTTCTGGCTGCAGGCGCCATCATGGTGTCGGGCTGGCTCTCCGATCACCTCGGGCGCCGCAAGCTGCTGGGCGGCATGGCGGTGCTGATCGGTGTGTTCAGCTTCATGGCGCCTGTGCTGCTCAACTCCGGCGAAGTGGGCAGCACCATGTTCCTGCTGCTGGGGTTTGTGCTTCTTGGTCTGTCCTATGGTCAGGCATCCGGCACGGTCACGGCCAACTTTTCGCCAAGGTACCGCTATACCGGCGCCGCCCTGTCGGCAGATCTGGCGTGGATCATCGGCGCCGCATTTGCACCGCTGGTGGCCTTGTACCTGTCAGCCCAGTTCGGGCTGCTGGCGGTCACGGTGTACCTGCTGTCGGGCGTAGCCTGCACACTGGGTGCGCTGAACCTGAACCGGCGCATGGAGCGGCGCTATCGCTAA
- a CDS encoding DMT family transporter, whose protein sequence is MKRTDDSTLQPAAIATAGPGTAETQASANLRGIVAMVAAVGCFSLMDALLKALSANYPAMQVAALRGGAALPLVVLYVLWRREVGGLLKVRWPLHLLRGVINVAMLALFAYALKELGLAEAYTLFFIAPLLITALSTVVLREKVRAAHWVAIGLGMVGVLVALRPSQDAFFSLGALAVLGAACGYAVSAITGRVLTRTDSSASLVFWTTVLLALGAGALAWPRWVAVAQVHWPLVAGLAVTGFLGQLAITEAFRHGQASVVAPFEYTALAWGMGLDWVLWQTVPGYSTLLGGAIIIGSGLYLVRQERTQAVIPP, encoded by the coding sequence ATGAAGCGCACGGACGATTCCACCCTCCAGCCGGCGGCCATTGCCACTGCCGGCCCTGGTACCGCCGAGACCCAGGCCTCTGCCAACCTGCGCGGCATCGTCGCCATGGTGGCTGCGGTGGGATGCTTTTCGCTGATGGATGCCCTGCTGAAAGCCCTGTCGGCCAACTACCCAGCCATGCAGGTGGCGGCGCTGCGCGGCGGGGCGGCGCTTCCGCTGGTGGTGCTGTATGTGCTGTGGCGCCGCGAAGTGGGCGGGTTGCTCAAGGTGCGCTGGCCGCTGCATCTGCTGCGCGGTGTGATCAATGTGGCCATGCTGGCGCTGTTTGCCTATGCCCTCAAGGAGCTGGGGCTGGCCGAGGCGTACACGCTGTTTTTCATCGCGCCGCTGTTGATCACGGCGCTTTCCACCGTGGTGCTGCGCGAGAAGGTTCGCGCAGCGCACTGGGTGGCGATCGGGCTGGGCATGGTGGGCGTGCTGGTGGCCCTGCGGCCGAGCCAGGACGCGTTCTTCAGCCTGGGTGCGCTGGCCGTGCTGGGCGCAGCGTGTGGCTATGCCGTTTCTGCCATCACGGGGCGGGTCTTGACGCGTACGGATTCCAGCGCAAGCCTGGTGTTCTGGACCACGGTGCTGCTGGCGTTGGGTGCGGGCGCGCTGGCGTGGCCCCGGTGGGTGGCGGTGGCGCAGGTGCACTGGCCGCTCGTGGCGGGCCTGGCCGTCACGGGGTTTCTGGGGCAACTGGCGATCACCGAAGCGTTCCGGCACGGGCAGGCGTCGGTGGTGGCGCCGTTTGAGTACACCGCGCTGGCCTGGGGCATGGGGCTGGACTGGGTGCTGTGGCAAACGGTGCCCGGCTATTCCACCCTGCTCGGCGGAGCCATCATCATTGGCAGCGGGCTGTATCTGGTGCGGCAGGAGAGAACGCAGGCGGTCATCCCGCCGTGA
- a CDS encoding MgtC/SapB family protein, with protein sequence MSGWWQQIASTVASEFSDVPDIAQATRIVVRLGMAGLLGGLLGWEREHAGKAAGVRTHMLVAMGAALFVLVSQQAGIGPADNSRVLQGIIAGVGFLGAGTILKGDAESQVKGLTTAAGIWLTAAIGVAAGLGQEATAVLTTALALLVLWAIPMLHDKWVRTSARKSG encoded by the coding sequence ATGAGCGGCTGGTGGCAACAGATTGCGTCCACGGTGGCATCGGAGTTTTCGGATGTGCCCGACATCGCGCAGGCCACGCGCATCGTGGTGCGCCTGGGGATGGCCGGTCTGCTCGGCGGGCTGCTGGGCTGGGAACGCGAGCACGCCGGCAAGGCGGCGGGCGTGCGCACCCACATGCTGGTGGCCATGGGCGCGGCGCTGTTTGTGCTGGTGTCGCAGCAGGCGGGCATCGGCCCTGCGGACAACAGCCGGGTGCTGCAGGGCATCATTGCGGGCGTTGGCTTCCTGGGTGCGGGCACCATCCTCAAAGGCGATGCCGAAAGCCAGGTGAAGGGGCTGACCACCGCCGCGGGCATCTGGCTGACCGCAGCCATTGGCGTGGCGGCCGGGCTGGGGCAGGAGGCGACAGCAGTGCTCACCACGGCGCTGGCGCTGCTGGTGCTGTGGGCCATCCCGATGCTGCATGACAAGTGGGTCCGCACCTCGGCTCGCAAATCCGGTTGA
- a CDS encoding NAD(P)H-dependent oxidoreductase codes for MDPQRIVLIQGHPDATAPHLCHALAQAYADGAIAAGHEVRQIDIAAIDFPWLRSQHEWELGLLPASLKPAQADIGWAQHIVLFFPLWLGDMPALLKGFLEQVARPGFAFTAEGSNPFGHKGLTGRSARVVVTMGMPALVYRWYFRAHSVKSLERNILGFVGIAPVNETLVGSVEQLGDDGVAKWKRRMQALGAKAG; via the coding sequence ATGGACCCCCAACGTATTGTGCTGATCCAGGGTCACCCGGATGCGACCGCGCCCCACCTGTGCCACGCCCTGGCGCAGGCTTATGCAGACGGCGCCATCGCTGCGGGGCATGAGGTGCGGCAGATCGATATCGCCGCCATCGACTTCCCCTGGCTGCGCAGCCAGCACGAGTGGGAGCTGGGGCTGCTGCCCGCATCGCTCAAGCCTGCGCAGGCCGACATTGGCTGGGCGCAGCACATCGTGCTGTTTTTTCCGCTGTGGCTGGGTGACATGCCGGCGCTGCTCAAGGGCTTTCTGGAGCAGGTGGCGCGGCCCGGCTTTGCGTTCACCGCCGAGGGCAGCAACCCCTTTGGCCACAAAGGCCTCACCGGTCGCAGCGCGCGTGTGGTGGTCACCATGGGCATGCCGGCGCTGGTGTACCGCTGGTACTTTCGCGCGCACAGTGTGAAGTCGCTGGAGCGCAATATCCTGGGCTTTGTGGGCATCGCCCCTGTGAACGAAACGCTGGTGGGCAGCGTGGAGCAGCTGGGGGACGACGGCGTGGCCAAGTGGAAGCGGCGCATGCAGGCATTGGGCGCCAAGGCCGGGTAG
- a CDS encoding nitronate monooxygenase: protein MTAPATNRVLAHTGARYPIIQAPMGWIARTQLASAVSRAGGLGIIETSSGETANCQTEITKMSALGLPFGVNLPIRFLKDDAMLRFVCASGVKFVTTSAGSPAKFIAPLKDAGITVYHAVPTVDAALKCVDAGIDGLVVEGGEGGGFKNPEEVSTLVLLQAIRARVDVPLVAAGGICDGRGMAAAFALGAEAVQMGTRFVSCAESPVHANYKNAIVDAGVTGTWMLNTKASPCIRALKSQRTQAIHEAGLMPADSFAGIQRVYFDGDMEAAPALAGQTAGLIDSVNTAQQIIDDTVAEFFAISQRMGALAAARTFG, encoded by the coding sequence ATGACCGCACCCGCCACCAACCGCGTCCTTGCCCACACCGGTGCGCGCTACCCCATCATCCAGGCGCCCATGGGCTGGATTGCGCGCACGCAGCTGGCCTCGGCGGTGTCGCGCGCTGGCGGCTTGGGCATCATCGAAACGTCCTCTGGCGAAACCGCCAACTGCCAGACCGAGATCACCAAGATGAGCGCGCTGGGCCTGCCGTTTGGCGTGAACCTGCCCATCCGCTTTTTGAAGGACGACGCCATGCTGCGCTTTGTGTGCGCATCGGGCGTGAAGTTTGTGACCACCTCGGCCGGCAGCCCGGCCAAGTTCATCGCGCCGCTCAAGGACGCGGGAATCACCGTGTACCACGCGGTGCCCACGGTGGACGCCGCGCTCAAATGCGTGGACGCGGGCATTGACGGCCTGGTGGTCGAAGGCGGCGAAGGCGGCGGCTTCAAGAACCCCGAAGAAGTCTCCACCCTGGTGTTGCTGCAGGCCATCCGTGCGCGGGTGGATGTGCCGCTGGTCGCGGCCGGGGGCATCTGCGACGGGCGCGGCATGGCCGCAGCCTTTGCACTGGGGGCTGAGGCGGTGCAGATGGGCACGCGTTTTGTGAGCTGCGCCGAAAGCCCCGTGCACGCCAACTACAAGAACGCCATCGTCGATGCGGGCGTGACCGGCACCTGGATGCTCAACACCAAGGCCAGCCCTTGCATCCGCGCGCTCAAGTCGCAGCGCACCCAGGCCATCCACGAGGCGGGCCTGATGCCCGCCGACAGCTTTGCGGGCATCCAGCGCGTGTACTTCGACGGCGACATGGAGGCCGCGCCTGCACTGGCGGGCCAGACTGCAGGGCTGATTGACTCGGTCAACACCGCGCAGCAGATCATTGACGACACCGTGGCGGAGTTCTTTGCCATCAGCCAGCGGATGGGCGCGCTGGCCGCTGCACGCACGTTCGGTTGA
- a CDS encoding pseudouridine synthase yields the protein MTSPLHILWRDEHLVAVYKPAGWLVHRTGLDAGETRFVMQTLRDQLGQHVFPVHRLDKGTCGVLVMALHSDAARALSQAFEHGATHKRYLAMVRGWAPEAIEVDHALKPDDAPADAAVQDAHTRFRRLAQLTLPEASDARFATTRASLVEAIPTTGRRHQIRRHLKHLAHPIIGDATHGKGPLNRWWAERLGLQRLWLHAWQLTVPHPLTGATMTFASGLQWPGVAGWRCGHLPADDATAPPGVDWQRLFARLPWHETPISPP from the coding sequence TTGACCTCCCCCCTGCACATCCTCTGGCGCGACGAGCACCTGGTGGCCGTCTACAAGCCTGCCGGCTGGCTGGTGCACCGCACGGGGCTGGACGCGGGCGAAACACGGTTTGTGATGCAGACCCTGCGCGACCAGCTGGGCCAGCATGTGTTCCCCGTGCACCGGCTGGACAAGGGCACCTGCGGCGTGCTGGTGATGGCGCTGCACAGCGACGCGGCGCGGGCGCTGTCGCAAGCCTTTGAGCATGGGGCCACACACAAGCGCTACCTGGCCATGGTGCGCGGCTGGGCGCCCGAGGCCATCGAGGTGGACCACGCATTGAAGCCCGACGATGCGCCCGCCGACGCCGCCGTACAGGACGCCCACACGCGCTTTCGCCGCCTGGCGCAGCTCACGCTGCCCGAGGCCAGCGATGCGCGTTTTGCCACCACGCGGGCCTCACTGGTGGAGGCCATCCCCACCACCGGCCGTCGCCACCAGATCCGCCGCCACCTCAAGCACCTGGCGCACCCCATCATTGGCGATGCCACCCACGGCAAAGGACCGCTCAACCGCTGGTGGGCCGAACGGCTGGGGCTGCAAAGGCTGTGGCTGCATGCCTGGCAACTCACGGTGCCACACCCACTGACCGGGGCGACGATGACGTTTGCGAGCGGGCTGCAATGGCCTGGGGTTGCTGGATGGCGCTGCGGGCACCTGCCCGCCGACGATGCCACCGCACCCCCTGGCGTCGACTGGCAACGCCTGTTTGCGCGGCTGCCCTGGCACGAGACACCCATCTCGCCCCCGTAA
- a CDS encoding ankyrin repeat domain-containing protein, whose translation MSAGDWKDMYAAAVAGDLALVRHHIGAGVNPNYQHPEILCTPLVAALIHGHDDIAHYLLEHGADPQLRSDFDDMTPLEAARRHGRTGFIALLQAQGAKEERKPFWWRWLPI comes from the coding sequence ATGTCCGCTGGAGACTGGAAAGACATGTACGCCGCCGCCGTGGCGGGCGATCTGGCGCTGGTGCGCCACCACATCGGCGCGGGCGTCAACCCCAATTACCAGCACCCCGAGATCCTGTGCACCCCCCTGGTGGCCGCGCTGATCCACGGCCACGACGACATCGCCCACTACCTGCTGGAGCATGGCGCAGACCCGCAGCTGCGATCCGACTTTGATGACATGACGCCGCTGGAGGCCGCACGCCGCCACGGCCGCACCGGGTTCATCGCGCTGCTGCAGGCGCAAGGCGCGAAGGAAGAGCGCAAACCCTTCTGGTGGCGCTGGCTGCCCATCTAG
- a CDS encoding TerB family tellurite resistance protein, with protein MLRTLKDLFDSFTQPQPTQSAAERDHAVQLAAAVLLVEVVRAETSMDEAERTAMVTALRSKFALSDDELQRLLELAVTTSRTAYDYQRFTSSLNEHFTQEQKIRLVEAMWQVAYADAHIDANENHTISKVASLLHVTHGEYIAAKMRAKETAQPFQPPR; from the coding sequence ATGCTTCGCACCCTCAAAGACCTGTTCGACAGCTTCACCCAGCCCCAGCCCACCCAGTCAGCCGCAGAGCGCGACCATGCCGTGCAACTGGCCGCGGCCGTGCTGCTGGTGGAGGTGGTGCGGGCCGAAACCTCCATGGACGAGGCCGAGCGCACCGCCATGGTCACCGCCCTGCGCAGCAAGTTTGCGCTGAGCGACGACGAACTGCAGCGCCTGCTGGAGCTGGCCGTGACCACATCCCGAACGGCCTACGACTACCAGCGCTTTACCAGCAGCCTGAACGAGCACTTCACCCAGGAGCAGAAAATCCGCCTGGTGGAAGCCATGTGGCAGGTAGCCTATGCCGACGCGCACATCGACGCCAACGAGAACCACACGATCAGCAAGGTGGCGAGCTTGCTGCATGTGACGCACGGCGAGTACATCGCTGCCAAGATGCGCGCAAAAGAAACGGCGCAACCTTTCCAGCCACCGCGCTGA
- a CDS encoding phosphoesterase has translation MMKKNILPLQLLVAPDKNDPSPLVLYHGRNCPDGFGAALAAWLYYGDGAEYLGLDHGDITTVDDLPPVAGRTVYILDFSFSADILQAIDERASKLVMLDHHKSAAEKLTGFACRCGVVHFDMDKSGARLAWEFFHPHVPVPPLLQYVEDRDIWKWEFAESAGFLSALDMEAQDFARWREIAAFTPEQLALFMARGAAMDEKYRKLAADIAEGAQPLVFNGIEGLMVNAPGMFHSLVGDILSAKTGTFALMWSAGAKGVKAGLRSQRNFDCIALAESMGGGGHAQACGFKMGVERLPELLTGSFNAAPSQ, from the coding sequence ATGATGAAGAAAAACATTCTCCCCCTGCAACTGCTGGTTGCCCCCGACAAGAACGACCCTTCTCCCCTGGTGCTGTACCACGGGCGCAATTGCCCCGACGGTTTTGGTGCCGCGCTGGCCGCCTGGCTGTATTACGGCGACGGCGCTGAATACCTGGGACTGGACCACGGCGACATCACAACGGTTGATGACCTGCCGCCCGTTGCGGGCCGCACGGTCTACATACTTGATTTTTCGTTCTCGGCCGACATCCTGCAGGCCATTGACGAGCGTGCGTCCAAGCTGGTCATGCTCGACCACCACAAGAGCGCGGCCGAAAAGCTCACCGGCTTTGCCTGCCGCTGCGGCGTGGTGCACTTTGACATGGACAAATCGGGTGCACGCCTGGCATGGGAGTTCTTTCATCCCCACGTGCCGGTGCCCCCGCTGCTGCAATACGTGGAAGACCGCGACATCTGGAAGTGGGAGTTTGCCGAGAGCGCAGGTTTTCTCTCGGCGCTGGATATGGAAGCGCAGGACTTTGCGCGCTGGCGCGAGATTGCCGCCTTCACGCCCGAGCAGCTCGCGCTGTTCATGGCGCGCGGCGCGGCCATGGACGAAAAGTACCGCAAGCTCGCTGCCGACATCGCAGAAGGCGCGCAGCCGCTGGTGTTCAACGGTATCGAAGGCCTCATGGTCAACGCGCCCGGCATGTTCCACAGCCTGGTGGGCGACATCCTCTCGGCGAAAACCGGCACTTTCGCCCTGATGTGGAGCGCGGGTGCCAAGGGTGTGAAGGCAGGCCTGCGTTCGCAGCGCAACTTTGACTGCATCGCGCTGGCAGAAAGCATGGGCGGCGGTGGCCACGCACAGGCCTGTGGCTTCAAGATGGGTGTGGAGCGCCTGCCCGAGCTGCTGACGGGGTCCTTCAACGCCGCCCCGTCGCAATAG
- a CDS encoding thermonuclease family protein: protein MPLASLICLVVAISDGDTLTVRCGTPGAYQQVKVRIAAIDAPESRQAFGQKSRQNLARLCFRQRATLQPVDEDSYGRTVAHVRCGNSDAATAQVQAGLAWVYTPYASSRPQLAELQRQARSDGAGLWSQPRPMAPWHYRQRHAR from the coding sequence GTGCCCCTTGCTTCCCTCATCTGCCTGGTCGTCGCCATCAGCGACGGCGACACCCTGACCGTGCGCTGCGGCACGCCCGGCGCCTACCAGCAGGTCAAGGTGCGCATTGCGGCCATTGATGCGCCGGAATCCCGCCAGGCATTTGGCCAGAAGTCGCGGCAAAACCTGGCGCGCCTGTGTTTCCGGCAGCGTGCCACGCTGCAGCCGGTGGATGAGGACAGCTACGGCCGCACCGTGGCCCATGTGCGCTGCGGCAACTCCGACGCGGCCACCGCGCAGGTGCAAGCCGGGCTGGCCTGGGTGTACACGCCCTATGCCAGCAGCCGCCCGCAGCTGGCGGAGTTGCAGCGCCAGGCGCGCAGCGATGGCGCAGGCCTGTGGTCGCAGCCGCGCCCCATGGCGCCGTGGCACTACCGGCAGCGCCACGCCCGCTGA
- a CDS encoding DUF2242 domain-containing protein, giving the protein MPFRFSFRRFSSPAGAAVGALALALLTGCVASTPKTFGVQENFGSVATHSRLFDATPQQTCEAARRALLSQGYVIATQQPELIQGTKSFQPEPESHLQMVVRVVCVPEADEGKVSLGFVTALQDTYALRKTNNSASVGVGAIGSVSLPVSASSESMVKVGSETISKDAFYESFFDLVKRFLLASQAPTD; this is encoded by the coding sequence TTGCCCTTTCGTTTTTCTTTCCGCCGCTTCTCATCCCCTGCTGGCGCCGCCGTGGGGGCCCTGGCCCTGGCGCTGCTGACGGGCTGCGTGGCCTCCACACCCAAGACCTTTGGCGTGCAGGAGAACTTTGGTTCGGTGGCAACGCATTCGCGCCTGTTTGATGCCACGCCGCAGCAGACCTGTGAGGCGGCGCGCCGCGCGCTGCTGAGCCAGGGCTACGTGATCGCCACCCAGCAGCCCGAGCTGATCCAGGGCACCAAGAGTTTTCAGCCCGAGCCCGAGTCGCACCTGCAGATGGTGGTGCGGGTGGTGTGTGTGCCGGAGGCCGACGAAGGCAAGGTGAGCCTGGGTTTTGTGACGGCGCTGCAGGATACCTATGCGCTGCGCAAGACCAACAATTCCGCCAGTGTGGGCGTGGGGGCGATTGGCTCGGTGTCATTGCCGGTGTCTGCCAGCAGCGAGTCGATGGTCAAGGTGGGCAGCGAGACCATTTCCAAGGACGCGTTCTACGAGAGTTTTTTCGACCTGGTCAAACGCTTCCTTCTGGCCAGCCAGGCCCCAACCGATTGA